CTGGGATGTCGGATGGTATTGGCTTTGGTGCTAACGCCCGTACGGCATTGATCACTCGTGGCTTAGCTGAAATGACACGTTTGGGCACAGCATTAGGTGCACAACAAGAAACCTTTATGGGAATGGCTGGTTTGGGTGATTTGGTGTTGACCTGTACCGATAATCAATCCCGTAATCGCCGATTTGGTCTCGCATTGGGACAAGGCAAGGATATTGATACCGCACAGGTAGAGATAGGCCAAGTTGTCGAAGGATACCGAAATACGAAAGAAGTTTGGTTGCTTTCGCAAAGAATGGGTGTTGAAATGCCAATAGTTGACCAAATATATCAAGTATTATACCAAAGTAAAGATGCTCGATTGGCAGCGCAAGACCTATTGGCGAGAGATAAAAAAGCGGAAGGATAAGTATGAAACACTGCAAGCCAAGTAATGTATGGCAGACGATTGTAAAGGAAGCACGCGAGCAGGCCGTACAAGAGCCAATGCTGGCCAGTTTTTACCACGCAACCATTATAAATCATGACAGTCTTTGTGCCGCGTTAAGCTATATATTGGCAAACAAATTAAAAACCGCTTCGATGCCCGCAATGGCGGTTAGAGAGGTGGTTGAAAAAGCGTTGGCGGCGGATCCTGAAATTACAGAATCAGCCGCGTCTGATATCTGTGCAACGGTAAACCGAGATCCTGCGGTAAGTCTTTATTCTATCCCTCTACTTTACCTGAAAGGGTTTCATGCGTTACAAGGTTATCGGGTTGCTAATTATCTATGGAAGCAAAAACGTTATGCTCTTGCTACCTATTTACAGAACCAAATTTCTGTTGCATGCCAAGTAGATGCACACCCTGCGGCGACGATAGGCAAAGGTATCATGCTTGACCATGCTACTGGTATTGTTATTGGTGAAACGGCTGTGGTTGAAGATGATGTGTCGATACTGCAAAACGTAACATTGGGTGGTACGGGTAAAGAAGGCGGCGATCGACATCCTAAGATTCGTGAGGGCGTGATGATTGGTGCGGGTTCTAAAATCTTAGGCAATATTGAGGTGGGCCGAGGAGCGAAGATAGGTTCTGGTTCCGTGGTGCTTCAATCCGTCCCTGAGCACACTACTGTTGCTGGCGTACCTGCAAAAATAGTAGGGCGACCGACAACCGACAAACCTTCTGAGGATATGGATCAGGCATTCAACGGTAAATCTAATGTTTACACTGATGGTGCTGGGATTTAGTTGATTTAGCCACGCGTCACTTTTTATACACGCACTGCGTTCGTTTCTAG
This portion of the Vibrio sp. VB16 genome encodes:
- the cysE gene encoding serine O-acetyltransferase, producing the protein MKHCKPSNVWQTIVKEAREQAVQEPMLASFYHATIINHDSLCAALSYILANKLKTASMPAMAVREVVEKALAADPEITESAASDICATVNRDPAVSLYSIPLLYLKGFHALQGYRVANYLWKQKRYALATYLQNQISVACQVDAHPAATIGKGIMLDHATGIVIGETAVVEDDVSILQNVTLGGTGKEGGDRHPKIREGVMIGAGSKILGNIEVGRGAKIGSGSVVLQSVPEHTTVAGVPAKIVGRPTTDKPSEDMDQAFNGKSNVYTDGAGI